The Ralstonia insidiosa genome contains a region encoding:
- a CDS encoding NADPH-dependent 2,4-dienoyl-CoA reductase — protein sequence MSSSTPSSPYPRLLAPLDLGFTTLKNRVLMGSMHTGLEDGNHFDRLAAYFAERARGDVGLIVTGGFAPNIAGWTKPFAGRLATHGAARRHRIVTDAVHQEGGKIALQILHTGRYGYHPFAVAPTALRSPISPFTPRELSARGIERQIRAFVRCAQLAREAGYDGVEIMGSEGYFINQFLVTHTNKRTDDWGGSYANRMRLAVEIVRRTREAVGRDFIIIYRLSMIDLIPDGSSWEEVVQLAKAVEQAGATIINTGIGWHEARIPTIATSVPRAAFAWVTKKMKGEVGIPLVTSNRINTPEVAESVLADGCADMVSMARPLLADPEFVRKASTNRAQDINTCIACNQACLDHAFKAKIASCLVNPRACHETELVIRQTPAKRRFAVVGAGPAGLSASITLAERGHAVDLFDAATEIGGQLNMAKTIPGKEEFHEMVRYFTRRVEATGVTLRLGARVDAQQLLAGKYDGIIVATGVSPRNPKIPGQDHPSVLSYIDVLRHRKPVGKRVAIVGAGGIGFDVAEFLALDGHSPTLDLQTWRTEWGVGDPTQVRGGVDGIRPLPEAPARDIMLLQRRAGKLGAGLGKTTGWIHRTSLKNMGVRMVGGVNYERIGDEGLLVSYGEKREAAEWLAVDSIVLCAGQEPLRELVEPLQAGGAKVHVIGGADEARELDAKRAIDQGTRLAASL from the coding sequence ATGTCCTCCTCCACGCCCTCCTCGCCGTACCCTCGCCTGCTTGCCCCGCTTGATCTCGGCTTCACCACGCTCAAGAACCGCGTGTTGATGGGCTCGATGCACACCGGGCTGGAAGACGGCAACCACTTCGACCGCCTGGCCGCCTACTTTGCCGAACGCGCGCGCGGTGATGTTGGCCTGATCGTCACGGGCGGCTTTGCGCCCAACATTGCCGGGTGGACCAAGCCGTTTGCCGGGCGCCTGGCCACGCATGGCGCCGCACGCCGTCACCGCATCGTGACCGACGCCGTACACCAGGAAGGCGGCAAGATCGCGCTGCAGATCCTGCATACCGGCCGCTACGGCTATCACCCGTTTGCCGTGGCGCCCACCGCGCTGCGCTCCCCCATCAGCCCGTTCACGCCGCGTGAACTGTCAGCACGCGGCATCGAGCGCCAGATCCGCGCCTTCGTGCGCTGCGCCCAACTGGCCCGCGAGGCCGGTTACGACGGCGTCGAGATCATGGGTTCCGAGGGCTACTTCATCAACCAGTTCCTCGTCACCCACACCAACAAGCGCACCGACGACTGGGGCGGCAGCTACGCCAATCGCATGCGCCTGGCCGTCGAGATCGTGCGCCGCACGCGTGAAGCCGTCGGCCGCGACTTCATCATCATCTACCGCCTCTCGATGATCGACCTGATTCCCGACGGCAGCTCGTGGGAAGAGGTCGTGCAACTCGCCAAGGCCGTGGAGCAGGCAGGCGCCACCATCATCAACACCGGCATCGGCTGGCACGAGGCGCGCATCCCCACCATCGCGACGAGCGTGCCGCGCGCCGCCTTCGCCTGGGTGACGAAGAAGATGAAGGGCGAGGTCGGCATTCCGCTGGTCACGTCCAACCGCATCAACACACCGGAAGTGGCCGAGAGCGTGCTGGCCGATGGCTGCGCCGATATGGTGTCGATGGCGCGCCCGCTGCTGGCCGACCCTGAGTTCGTACGCAAGGCGTCGACGAATCGCGCGCAGGACATCAACACCTGCATCGCCTGCAATCAGGCATGCCTGGACCACGCGTTCAAGGCAAAGATTGCGAGCTGCCTGGTCAACCCGCGCGCATGCCACGAGACCGAGCTGGTCATCCGCCAGACGCCCGCGAAGCGCCGCTTTGCGGTGGTGGGTGCGGGGCCTGCGGGCCTGTCGGCATCGATCACGCTGGCGGAGCGCGGCCATGCGGTGGACCTGTTCGATGCCGCAACGGAAATCGGCGGCCAGTTGAACATGGCCAAGACGATTCCGGGCAAGGAAGAGTTTCACGAGATGGTGCGCTACTTCACGCGCCGCGTAGAGGCCACCGGCGTGACGCTGCGCCTGGGCGCGCGCGTGGATGCGCAGCAGTTGCTGGCGGGCAAGTACGACGGGATCATCGTTGCGACAGGGGTGTCGCCGCGCAATCCGAAGATTCCGGGGCAAGACCATCCGAGCGTGCTGTCATACATCGACGTGCTGCGCCATCGCAAGCCGGTGGGCAAGCGCGTGGCGATTGTCGGCGCGGGCGGCATCGGCTTTGACGTGGCCGAATTCCTCGCGCTCGATGGCCACTCGCCCACGCTGGACCTGCAGACGTGGCGCACCGAATGGGGCGTCGGCGATCCGACCCAGGTGCGCGGCGGCGTGGATGGCATCCGCCCGCTGCCCGAAGCGCCAGCGCGCGACATCATGTTGTTGCAGCGGCGCGCCGGCAAGCTGGGTGCGGGCCTGGGCAAGACGACCGGCTGGATCCATCGCACGAGCCTGAAGAACATGGGCGTGCGCATGGTGGGCGGCGTCAACTACGAGCGCATCGGCGACGAAGGCCTCCTAGTGAGCTATGGCGAAAAACGCGAAGCTGCTGAATGGCTCGCAGTCGACTCCATCGTGCTGTGCGCTGGGCAGGAACCGCTGCGCGAGTTGGTCGAACCCCTGCAGGCCGGCGGCGCCAAGGTGCATGTGATTGGCGGCGCGGATGAAGCGCGCGAACTCGACGCCAAACGCGCCATCGATCAAGGCACACGACTGGCCGCATCGCTGTGA
- a CDS encoding tyrosine-type recombinase/integrase — translation MSVNPTPPATPVSDLFQPTLQDWAEQPAQAFEHWLAARGYRESSATVYRAMWRKWLRWVESHQRALADWSAGDIAAFLDESGLTKLHRYRYARLIERVFHQLELLRTGTHNPASAAVQQKLADGENDPTTFLSTIERVAIEASLEVGARASEAAANASAFKLARDRALVAVCHGAGLKVAQVQSLLLRQVDAALQSITVEPSRGPSYHAPLLASARPALAAWLAVRGHAEVPGERVFVADAGGRVMHAASVYRRVEAWLAALPALMHRSERLSPQTLRNGYAAALFDAGAAPAEVGYALGLRDQASAWRLRSAYADWQAAAHPDGREGTVL, via the coding sequence ATGTCAGTCAATCCAACGCCGCCTGCCACGCCTGTTTCCGACCTGTTTCAGCCCACCCTGCAGGACTGGGCGGAGCAGCCAGCGCAGGCCTTCGAGCATTGGCTTGCCGCGCGCGGCTATCGCGAATCGTCGGCGACGGTATACCGCGCGATGTGGCGCAAATGGCTGCGCTGGGTGGAATCGCACCAGCGCGCGCTGGCGGACTGGAGCGCTGGCGATATCGCCGCGTTCTTGGATGAGTCGGGCCTGACCAAGCTGCATCGGTATCGGTATGCGCGCCTGATCGAGCGTGTCTTCCACCAGCTCGAATTGCTGCGCACGGGCACGCACAACCCGGCCAGTGCTGCCGTGCAGCAAAAGCTGGCCGACGGTGAGAACGATCCGACCACCTTTCTTTCGACGATCGAACGAGTCGCCATCGAAGCCTCGCTGGAGGTGGGCGCGCGGGCAAGCGAGGCGGCAGCGAACGCCAGCGCGTTCAAGCTGGCGCGCGACAGGGCTTTGGTGGCGGTGTGCCACGGCGCCGGGCTGAAGGTCGCGCAGGTGCAGTCCTTGTTGCTGCGCCAGGTGGATGCGGCGCTGCAGAGCATCACTGTCGAACCGTCGCGCGGCCCGTCCTACCACGCTCCGCTGCTGGCGAGCGCACGCCCTGCACTGGCGGCCTGGCTGGCTGTGCGCGGCCATGCCGAGGTGCCAGGCGAGCGCGTCTTCGTGGCCGATGCGGGTGGGCGCGTCATGCACGCAGCCTCGGTATACCGCCGCGTTGAGGCTTGGCTGGCCGCGCTGCCGGCTTTGATGCACCGCAGCGAACGGCTCTCGCCGCAGACGCTGCGTAACGGCTATGCCGCGGCGCTGTTCGATGCGGGTGCCGCCCCCGCCGAGGTGGGGTACGCGTTGGGCTTGCGGGACCAGGCCTCGGCCTGGCGGCTGCGCTCGGCGTATGCCGACTGGCAGGCGGCAGCCCATCCGGATGGGCGCGAGGGCACCGTTTTGTAG
- the galE gene encoding UDP-glucose 4-epimerase GalE translates to MTETILLTGATGYIASHTWVELLDAGYQVIGLDNLCNSNSAVLSRIEQITAKTPKFVQGDVRDRRLLDDLFASTRISAVIHFAALKSVGESVQKPLAYYDNNIGGLVTLCASMAHANVRQLVFSSSATVYGNPHTVPITESFPLSATNPYGQTKLMGEQVLRDLEISNAAWQIAYLRYFNPVGAHHSGLIGEDPRGIPNNLMPYVAQVAIGKREKLSVYGGDWPTPDGTGVRDYIHVVDLARGHLSALDVLRRDGRGFTVNLGTGRGYSVLEVVEAYKRASGRPVPYQIVDRRPGDIAACYADPALAASMLGWRAQYGIERMCEDSWRWQSMNPDGFQSR, encoded by the coding sequence ATGACAGAAACCATTCTGCTGACCGGCGCCACCGGCTACATTGCTTCGCATACCTGGGTTGAACTGCTGGATGCGGGCTATCAGGTGATCGGCCTCGACAATCTGTGCAACAGCAACTCGGCCGTGCTCTCGCGCATCGAGCAGATCACCGCCAAGACCCCCAAGTTTGTACAGGGCGATGTGCGTGACCGCCGCCTGCTCGACGATCTTTTTGCCAGCACGCGCATCTCGGCCGTCATCCACTTCGCGGCGCTCAAATCAGTGGGTGAGTCTGTGCAGAAGCCGCTGGCCTACTACGACAACAACATCGGCGGGCTGGTCACGCTGTGCGCGTCGATGGCGCATGCCAACGTGCGCCAGCTGGTGTTCAGCTCGTCGGCCACCGTGTATGGCAATCCGCATACGGTGCCGATTACCGAGTCGTTTCCGCTGTCGGCCACCAACCCGTACGGCCAGACCAAGCTGATGGGCGAGCAGGTACTGCGCGATCTGGAGATATCCAACGCCGCCTGGCAGATTGCCTACCTGCGCTACTTCAATCCGGTGGGCGCGCACCACAGCGGCCTGATCGGCGAAGACCCGCGCGGCATCCCGAACAACCTGATGCCCTACGTGGCCCAGGTGGCGATCGGCAAGCGCGAGAAGCTTTCCGTCTACGGCGGCGATTGGCCCACGCCCGATGGCACGGGCGTACGCGACTACATCCACGTGGTCGACCTGGCGCGCGGGCATCTATCGGCGCTTGATGTGCTGCGCCGCGATGGTCGTGGCTTTACGGTCAACCTGGGCACAGGGCGCGGCTACTCGGTGCTGGAAGTCGTTGAAGCCTACAAGCGTGCGAGTGGCCGCCCGGTTCCGTACCAGATCGTGGACCGCCGCCCCGGCGACATTGCCGCGTGCTACGCCGATCCGGCACTCGCTGCATCCATGCTGGGCTGGCGCGCGCAGTACGGCATCGAGCGCATGTGCGAAGACTCGTGGCGCTGGCAAAGCATGAACCCGGACGGCTTTCAGTCCCGCTGA